The window CTACATCAAGGAGGCCTCGATCGCGCGGCTCGCCGCGGAGGGGCAGCGGCTGCTGCAGAAGTATCGTCCGTCGCTCGACGCGATCGAGAAGCGGTTCGGCGTGCCGGCCACCATCGTGCTGGCGATCTGGGGCCGCGAGACCGACTATGGCCGCTATTCACTGCCCTACGACACGTTGCGCGTGGTGGCGACGCAGGCCTATGTCGGCCGCCGCAAGGATCAGTACCGCACCGAGTTCATCCTCGCGCTGAAGATCCTCAGTGAGGGCGCCGTGACGCGCAAGGAGCTGCGCTCATCCTGGGCGGGGGCGACCGGCTACACCCAGTTCCTGCCGTCGGAGTACTACAAGCACGGCGTCGACCTCGACGGCGACGGCCGGGTCGACATCTGGCACTCGGTGCCGGACGCGCTCGCTTCTGCCGCGCAGCAGCTTGTCAACAAGGGCTGGCAGCCCGGCGTGCGCTGGGCCTATGAGGTGCAGGCGCCGGGCAATGCCGATTGCACGATGGGCGTGCCTGAAGTGACCAAGCCGATCAGCCAGTGGCTGCGGGCAGGCTTCGTGCCGGTGCGCGGGCAGAAGCTCAGCGCCACCGAGCAGGCGCAATCGGCCTCGCTGCTGCAGCCTGAAGGCATCTACGGTCCGGCCTTCCTGACCACGCCGAACTACTTCGTGATCAAGGAGTACAATTTCTCCGATCTCTACGTGCTGTTCGTCGGCCATCTCGCCGACCGCATGACGAGCCCGCAGCCATTCGCGACGCCATGGTCGGCATCGAAGCAGCTGCGCTCGGCCGACGTCGAGGCGATGCAGCAGCAGCTGACGAAGATCGGGCTCTACAAGGACAAGCTCGACGGCAAGGCCGGGATGCAGACCCGCGCCGCGCTCGGCGCCTATCAGAAGCAGGCCGGGCTGAAGGTCGATTGCTGGCCGAGCGAGGCGGTGCTGCGCGCGATGAACGGGCAGCGCTGACCTCCACAAGCCTGCCTGGTGGCGAAAAACAAAAACCCGGCCGCGAGGCCGGGTTTTCGAGGGTGATGCTGAAAGCGTGTCGGTCGATCAGTCACAAACCTGGATGCGACGGAAGCGCCAGCCGTAGCCGTCCCAGAAGCGCTCACGAACCCAGCGGCACGGAGCTTCTTCGACGTAAACCGGTGCCGGCGCAACATAGACCGGGGCGGGACGGGCGCCTGCGATCGCGCCGCCGAGCAGGGCGCCGCCGATCAGGCCGCCGGCAACGCCGGCCGCGACGGCGCCGCCGTCACCAGCCTTGGCAGCCGGAGCAACCGCCAGCGAGCCGGCAATCGTGGTAACGGCGACAAGGGCAGCTAAAGTCTTCTTCATGTCTTTGGCTCTCCTGGAAGATGGTGGCGACGTGGTTCGGCGCCGGGTTTAGGTGACTCACACGCTGATCTCGAACTGCTGTCTTGCTAAACAGCGCAGAACAGTCAACCGAAAGTAAACGTCCGCAGGCTCATCGCGCAGAAAAGCGGTTTTTTCTGGCCTTCTACAGTAGATGTCCCGGAGAAACAGTCGGTTTTCCGGGACATCTGGTTCGAATTAATCGAGATGAACGGCGATCAATCGCAAACGCGCACGCGGCGAACGCGCCAGGTGTAGCCGTCCCAAAACCGCTGGCGCTGCCAGAAGCAATCGGGACCGTAACCGGGCTCGGCGACATAGGCCGGACCGGGCGCGTAGTAGCCATAGCCGGGACCGTAGTAGCCGTTCTGCGAAGCGATCGCGCCACCGACGATGGCGCCACCGATCAATCCCGCAGCGACGCCGGCGGCGACACCGCGTTGTGCCTGGGCGGGGGCGGGCACCGCCACAGCCGAAACCGCCAGAGTGGCGGCGGCGCAAAGCGCCAGCAATGTCTTCTTCATGACCTCACCTTTCTCACGGGAGCAGGGACAGCGTACGTGGGCGATCTGTCTCGCCTTAAGGGTTCCATATTCCGCTTGAATGATCAATGAACGACGCTGCCGTATTCGGGTCCAAATGCTTGCAGCTTTTGGCTTATCTTGCAACGCACAAGCTTGTAGCCGCAGTGAACTGGTGCTTGCGGTGGAAGCCGGGATTGGCTCGGGAGACCGGCCTGATGGATCTCTTATTCCCGAAAGGCGGGACCGGACGATTTAGATTCATTCCAATATGAATCCCGCATCAGTTTGGAATTGCTACAAGAACGGCTTTTTCCTTTTGCATCCGGGCGGGGCCGACAATATCCATATTGGCGAGCATCACCCGTTGGACCCGCCTCCTCTGATGATTGTCTGTTCCTGTAACGTCCTCAGCGACCACGATGTCCGCAATGCCGTCAATGGCGGCGGGTCTGTGACACGAAATGCAAAGCAGGTGTATGGCTGCCTCGGCTGTAGCGCCGAATGCGGCCGCTGCGCGCGCACCATCAAGGCGATCATCGACGAGGCGCTTGGCCCCTGCGCCAAGGCCTGTTGCTCCGGCTGCCCCCACAGCGGCCATCCGCATGCCGCCAACGAAGACGCCGAGCCGGCCGAATTCGCGCTCGCGGCCTGCTAGGGCCATTTTCGGTTCTGATCGACGCAGAGCCGAAGCTTTCTCGTTTCGATGCGTTTTCTTCATGCAATCCGGCTGCCGCGTCGGCGGAAGCTCTCTGCCTCCGCAAATCGCCCGAAACCGGTTATCCACGCGCTGCTTCCGCGACGGGTTGCTCTCTCCGGTAATCTGATTTAGAAGCATTCTAAATTCAGTGCGGGCCTATCTTGGCCGCGACAGGTGGAGTGGATCATGCAAGGCGACCCGAAGGTCATCGATTATCTGAACAAGGGGCTGCGCAGCGAACTGACTGCCATCAATCAATACTGGCTGCACTACCGGATGCTCAACAATTGGGGCCTGCTGGAGATGGCCAAGGTCTGGCGCAAGGAGTCCATCGAGGAGATGGAGCACGCCGACAAATTCGTCGATCGCATCCTGTTCCTCGACGGCTTCCCGAACCTGCAGGTGCTCGATCCCCTGAAGATCGGCCAGGACGTCAAGGAGATCATCGAGTGTGACCTGGCCGCCGAGATCGGCGCCCGCACGCTCTATCAGGAGGCGGCGACCTACTGCCACGGCGTCAAGGACTATGTCAGCCGCGACCTGTTCGAGCAGCTGATGAAGGACGAGGAAGATCACATCGACTTTCTCGAGACCCAGCTCGACCTGATCAAGCGCATCGGTCTTGAACTCTACACCCAGAAGCACGTCGGTCATCTGAAGGGCGAGGAGTCCTGATCGGCCTCGTCGCGCTCGGAGAGCGGCTTTCAAAAATGCGAGAGGCCGTCCTTGCGAGCGGCCTCTTTCGTTTTCGCGATCCGGATGAAGCGATCGGTCAGTAGCAGCGGATGATGTTGATGGTGCGATCGCCGCCGCGGCCAGGCACCGTCACGCTCTCGGTGGGGCAGCTCGATACATAAGGCCGATCCGACGGCACGACGGCCGGCGGATATCGATGCGCCCAATCCCAGGGCACGTCCTGGGTGTAGGTGTAGCGAACGTCGTTCGACGCCGGCGCCGGGACCTCTGCGGCGAAGGGAACGCCGGCGACGGCGTCCTCGTAATATCCGCTTGTCCCCGGCAACACGATGCCGGGCACGCGCACATGATGACGGAAAGCCGGATGGTGCGCGGAAAACGTGCCGCGCGGCGCCGTCCCGGATCTCGCATGGGTCGCGGTCGAGGAAGCAAGCAGCAGCGCTGCAACGCCGAGGGACGCCATCAGCGCCCCATATGTTCGATACGCCATTGTTCGACAAGCCATGGCCGGCACCACTCGCGGTTACGGAGCATCTGTGCAGACGCTAGGCCGCACCTGAGGGCGCCCGCAAACTCATCCTTAATTATTGGTTAAAAAGTAAGGTTAACAGGAGGTATATGTTTCAAATTGATGCGATTGCGTGGCGGCGCGTCAGACCGCGTCCGCGGGAACGAAGCAGCTGATTATGATGTTGCCGCGGTGGTGCACGTACCACACCACAGCCTCGCCGACCGGGTTGCCGCGATCGCGGATGATCGCGCGCTCCGGCACCATCATCCATTCGCCCTCGATCGGCACCCAATAGGCGCCGCCCCGAACGTCATAGCTCGTGCGATGGCCGTCGGAGATATCGCAGCACGCCACGCCGTTGGGCGCGATCACGCTTTTGAACCAGGCGCGGATATCGGGCGGTACGTTGTCGTATTGGCCGTTGTCGAACGCCAGCGCTGCGCCCGCCATCATGGCGAGCCACGCAAGCACCGCGCCATGCGTGAGCCTTCGCATTGCATCCCTCCGGCGAAAACTTCTGCGTGATCCGCGCAACGTCCGCTGCGCGAATCCGGTGTTGGCGCGATTAGGCACGAACCGCACGCGGGATGCATGCTCAAAGAATCGGCGGAGCGGCGCAGTCCTGCTTGATGCAGTGCGGGATCGCGGAGTTCAGGATCGCTTTTTCGCGCGCGTCGTCTTCGAAGGCTTCGCCGCGATATTGTCCCCCGCCATTGTGAGCGCGCTGCGCAGCGTGACCTGATCGGCTTTCGCGAGACGGACATTGGTGCTGCCGCCCTTGCCCCAGCCGCCCGGCACCGGCCGGAAGATCTCTGGTTCGGCCTCGACCACTATCGCTTGCTGCTCCGGCGTCAGCTTCACCATGCCCCAATCCTTGTCGGGATAGCCGAGCGTCGCAAAGATGCGGTTGCCGACGCGAAAGTCGGCGGTGCCGTGATGCGCGCCCTCAATCACCTCGGGCAGGCTCAGCGCTGTGCGGCGGAAGCGGGTTGCGGACATGGTCGCCGACCTCGATCTCGTCGGCGGAGCCTAACACGTGTTGCTGATGGAGGCGTGTCCAGCTAGCTCGCCCTCAGCACGTTCAGCGCATACCATCCCCAATAGACACGGTGACGCTGGATCAGGCCGTCCTCGATCTCCATGACCTCGACGAGGTCCATCTGATCGCCATCCGGGGACTGGCGCGGATATTCCCAGGTGAGGATTCGGCCGTCGCTGAAGAAACCCTGCTTGAAGCGCCGCCGCTGCGGCGGGTTGGTGCGGAACACGCGCGTGATGAACGCGCGCAGCGCGGCGCGGCCCTGGACGATCCCGTCCGTGGTCTGCATCAGGTGCTGGACCAGCGGGCTTTCGATCGAAGCATCGGGCGCATAGAGCGCCAGCGCCGCCTCGAGGTCCTTGTTGCCGAGGGCCTCGTCCCAGAGCCTGTAGATGCGTTCTGCGTCGGTATTGTTGGCTGTCATGATTGTTCCCTTGCGTTTCGTCTGATGGCACCGATTTGAGCGGAGAAGGTCGGCGCAACGTTTCAGGAAAAACTGAAATGAGTTTCACGGCACGGCGAATGCGGCTAGGACGTTGTTGCGCGATCTGGAGGACGATGCGGTGAGATCATCCCAATCCGTGCAGACGGGATTTTCGCGGATCGCCGAGGCATTGGGCGATCCGGTGCGCGAGGCCATGGTCAGTGCGCTGGCCGACGGCAAGGCGCTGCCGGCCGGCGAGCTAGCTGCGGTGGCCGGCATTTCGCCGCAAGGCGCCAGTGCGCATCTGCAGAAGCTGGTGGATGCGCGCGTGCTGTCGGTGTGGGCACAGGGCAGGTTCAGATATTACCGGATCAGGGACGACGACGTCGCGGCGCTGATCGAGAACCTGGTCGATCTTGCGGCGAAAGCCACGGCCGGGCGCAAGCGCGCGATGCCCGCCGAGCAGCTCAGGCAATCGCGCACCTGCTACCATCATCTGGCGGGCCAGCTCGGCGTGCTGCTGTCGAATGCGCTGGTGCGGCGTCGCCTCGTCGTCATCGACGGCCGCGATGGTCGCGTGACGGAGCAGGGGCTGGCTTGGTGCAGCGCCGAGGAGATCGATTTCGATCCGGCGCGGCAGCTGCACCTGCGGCTCTGCAATGACTGGACTGAGCGCGTGCCGCATCTCGCGGGCCCATTCGCCAATGCCGTGCTGGCGCGGCTGGTCACGATGCGCGGCGTTGCGCCGCATCGGATTCCGCGCGCATTGCGGATCACCGACCGGGGGCGGGCGTTCTTCGACCGGCTCGGCGTGCAGGTCCCGTTCTGAAGCCGCCGAATGTGATACTAGCGGCCGTCCTCGACCTCGGTCTCCGGGCGGTCATTGCCGGAGGCGGTTTCGGTCAGCCATTTGCCGTCCGACGTCTCGTACTGGATCGCCTCGGTGCGCCCGGGAACACGCTGCTCGTTGGCGGCGCGCCGGGCGGCCGCAAGCGCCGCGGCGTGGGTTGGAAACGGCTCCGAGAACACCCCGTCGACGGTATAGGCCCAGCCGCCGTCGTGCTGGACGACCTTGTAGATCACGTGGCTCATCCGGAACCTCGTTTCCATCGTGGACGATGAGGCTGCCAGAATAGACCACGATGTCGTATTTTGCAGCAGCCGATCGTCCTTGAGACACAAGCCCCGAGGTGCGGGCGAGGGAAACCGACATGTGCCGCAATATCAAGACGCTGTTCAACTTCGAGCCGCCCGCCACCGAGGACGAGATCCACGCCTCGGCGCTGCAATTCGTGCGCAAACTGTCCGGCTTCAACAAGCCGTCGCAGGCCAATGAGGTCGCCTTCAACCTTGCCGTGACCGAGGTCTCGGACGCCGCGCGCAGGCTCCTGATCTCGTTGCAGACCACGTCGCCGGCGCGCGATCGCGAGGTGGAGGCTGAGAAGGCGAGGGAGCGTTCGCGGCTGCGGTTCGGCTGAGGCCAGGCTGAGGCTCGCGCATTCCGTGATGCAGGTCACGGTATGGCGCCATGCCCCCAGGTATCATGGCCGTTCACCCCGGTCCCGGAGCAAACGCCATGAAGCCTGCCGCCCTGCTCACATTCTGTTCGATTGCGTTCGCCGTGCTCTGGACCTGCGGCATGCTGTGGTCGAGCGGCACGATCGACCTCGCCAACGTCATGATCCTGTCGGCCTGCGGGGCGTTCGCGGGTGTTGCCTGGTACTACGCGATGCGCTGGGTCTTTCAGCTCATGCAACTCGCCCGGCCGTCCGATCCTCCGGCCAATCCGGGCACCGAGCGATGAGCATCGAGCGCGACACGGACACAGCTGGCCGAGTCGCGGCGTGAGGACAAGAAGGGTTACTTCTTGTCCTTCTTGCGGTGCTTCTTCTTTTTCTTGTGATCGTCGTCCTCGTCGTCATCATCATCAGCGAAATCGACCGCGTCGACGTCAAGGGCGATCGCCTCCGCTGCCGCGCGCTCTGCGGCATCGCGCTCGGCAAGCTCGGCGGCTTCACGCTCCTTGGTGCGCTTGTAGTCCTCCCAGGCGTCGAAGATCATGTGCAGCCACGGCATCACCTGCTCGATCGACGGCAATTGTCCGGGCGGGCCGGCTTCACCGCGTGGGCCGGCCGGACCCTGCGGCCCCTGTGGACCAGCTTCGCCGCGCGGCCCCTGCACGCCAGCCTTGCCCTGCGCTCCCGGCTTGCCCTGGGGACCTGCCTTTCCGACCGCGCCCGCCTTGCCCTGCGGACCCGGCTTGCCGCGCGCACCTTCCGGCCCGGGCCGTCCCGGATGTCCCTGCGGTCCGGGCTTTCCCGGCTCGCCCTGACGGCCCTGCGGCCCCTGTGGTCCCCGTTGCCCCTGGCGGGAAGTTGTCTCGTCAGCCACTGATATGCTCCGTCGCGATTTGAAGCCGCTTGTAACAGAGGTTGGAGCACGGCTTCAATTCTGCCTGCCGACGCCGATGCAACCGATCAACAGTCATAATTCCATGCGCATATGACAACGGAGGGCGTGTTGCGGGTTCTGGACGGCATGTACCGCGAAGGCGCGAGCGAACCGCAATCGCTCGACATCGTCGTGACGCGGCACGATGTGTTCGACGAAGCCGCCTTTCGCAGCACGGGTGTGCTCGAGCTCTATGAAGAGCTCTTTCCCGCGAGCGAGCGCGACAGCCCCGACGACATTGTGCGCTGGCTGTTGTCGGATGATGTCGGCGAGCGGCGACGCTTCAGCGTCGGCGGCCACGAGATGTCCTATCGTCTCGACTCGCGCTGCTTCATCCTGCGCGCCGGCGCCGGGCGCGCGGTCGGGCTCGGCTTCTTCACCTACGATCACGCAAGCGACCTGATCTTTTGCAACCATGTCGGCATCGCGAAGGCGTGGCGCGGCGGCGGCCTGGCGCGCGCGTTCTATCGCGAGATGGTCGCCATGCTCGATGCGCTGTTTCCGAACAATATCGGCGTGGTGCTGGAGGTCGAGCCATTCGATCGCGATCGCGTGGCCGCGATCATCGCCGATCTCGAGCGGACCGGCAGGCGGCAGCTCGCGACGGATGAGCGGGACGAGATCCGCCGATTGCTGCGCGCAAGCTGGTACCACAAGCTCGAATATTCCGTGTTCTGCGACGCGCGCACGATGCGGCCGCTTGCGTGCAGCTCGCCATGTCTTGATCCGACTCCGCCGTCATCGGGTTGGGCAAATGGAGAGGAAAACTACTGGCTGATGTGGCGGGCGCGGGCCAGCGCGCCCGCAGCGGAGCTGCGCGCAGGTCAGCTCTGGCACAAGGCTGCCACCGCAATCTATGTCGAGATCCTCGCAAAATCCCTGGTTGCGGCGGATCCGAACGGCCGGCGCGACTATTGGGACTATGCGACCGCACTGGTGGCCGGGACGCTGCAACGGACTGCGACGACCGACGTGCGTCTCGCACGCTGCCTCGATGACGATGCCAGCGCGTTGCTGTCGCGCTGGCGGCGTCTTGCGATCGATCTGCCGATCTGACCCCTACGCCGCGGCGTGCTCGCTGTGCGGCACGTCGATGCCGTCGGCCGAATATTCGCGGATCTTGTTCCGCAACGTCCGCACCGACAGTCCGAGTACGCGCGCGGCACGGGTGCGGTTGCCGTCGCAGCGCGCGAGCGTTTGCAGCACCAGTTCCCGCTCGACTTCATCGACGGTCGCGCCGATCAGCAGCGGAACGATTTCATTTGGAGCCAGCGACGGCAGCAGTGCTTCCGGCGACGGTACGGTGGATGCGTAAGACATGAACTCCTCCCGATCAACGCCCGCCTCGTCGATGAGGCGCAGACATCGAGAACCAACTACCCCGTAAATCAACGGTGTGCCGGTTTGGTTAACAATTCCTTAACGCGCCCCTAACTCCCTGCTTTGTAAGCAAAATACCCAGAAATCGCCACGATTGCGGTTCCATCCGTCACAGTGTCCGGTAGCCGCCGTCGACCATCACGATCGATCCCGAGACATAGGCCGAGAGGTCCGAGGCGAGGAAGATCGCGGGGCCGACGATGTCCTCGGGCTTGCCGGCGCGGCCGAGCGGGGTGTGGTCCATGAAGACTTTCACGAGGTCGGGATTGGAGGCGCGCACCTTCTCGTTCAGCGGCGTCTCGATGAAGCCGGGGCCGATCGCGTTGACGCGCACGCCGTCCTTGCCGAGCTCGGCGGCCAATGCCTTGGTGAAGCCGAGCACGCCGTGCTTGGAGGCGGTGTAGGCCGGTGAGCTCGGGGTGCGCAGATGCACGAAGGACTGGATCGAACCGATATTGACGATGCGGCCCTTGTTCTTGCGCAGCGGTGCGAGGAAGGAATGCGTCACGTTGAAGACGCCGGTGAGATTGATCGAGATGATGTCTTCCCAATCCTTGATCACGGCCTCGTCGGCGCCGAGCATGCCGTTGCGGCGAGCGATGCCGGCATTGTTGACCAGGATCGAGACAGGTCCGACCTTGTCGGCGATTTGCTTCGCCATCGCGATGCAGGCGTCGAGATTGGTCACGTCGAGCGCAAAGCTCTCCGCCTTGCCGTCGGCGTCTCGGATCTCCTTGGCCGCTTCCGCCGCCGCATCGCCGTTCATGTCGAGCAGCACCACGCGCGCACCCTCGCGGCCGTAGCCCGCGGCGATGGCACGGCCGATGCCCGAGCCTGCACCCGTGATGACGGCGATGTGATTGTCGAGAAGGGCCATGGTGTTTCCTCGTTCTGATTTATGAGCGTTGTCGACAACACTATTCAAAACTGCGCCAACAGAAACGCCAAGCCGCGTTTGCGCGTTGCTGTTATCCGGATTCGGATGACAGTACGGACCGATCATGGACCCGCATATCGGACATTGGAAAGGTGCAATCGCTCGCTTCTGCGCGGCGCCTGATCCCGACTATAGCGAAATGGCCAGAATGATCGCCGAGATCGCCACGACCGACATCGACGAAACGCTGCGGCATGCGGCCGCGCAGGTGCTGCCGATCCTGCGCCAGGCGGCGCTGAAATCGGCCGACCGCCGGACCAGATCGATGGCGCTGCGCCGTCTCGGCATCGTCAGCGATGCGCTGCACATGCTGTCCGCGCCGCAGTTCGGCCGGCGTGGCTTGACGCCGAAGGCGTTGACGCAGGAAGAGCGCTACCGGCAGTTGCTTGGCCTGCCGTTCGGCCGCCGCCTCGCGGCGAACGAGGTCCACCAGGCGTTCAAGCGCGCCGCCAAGACGGTGCATCCCGACGGCGGCGGCAACGGCCCGGCATTCCTCGAACTCGCCGCTGCGCGTGACGCGCTGATCAAGCATCACTGACGCGCGATGGCGCTACGGCCTGACAGCACAAGGGCGGACGCCGCGTTGTTGCCGCGTGTCTGCCCTGTGCGTGATCGGGGGCGGCGCTCAGAACGAGCAGGTGCCGTTGTTGAGGAGGCCGGTCTTGTAGCTGAACGCGGCGTCGAAGCTCGGCAGCTCCTCGCTGACGACGGCGAAGTTCGCCGGCCAAGGCGTGGTCGGAATGCTCTGGTCCCAGATCTGGCAGAAGCCGGTGTCTTGCCAACGGATCAGATGGTAGGGCGTGGCGCTGGCTGGGCTTGCCGCGGCAAGCATGGACACAGCGGCGGCCATGGCGGCACAGGCAATCGCAAGACGACGCATGGAAAATCTCCGGTTTGAAAAAGTGAACGCTCCGCGGGGAAATCCTGGAGCTCAGGGGCCGATCGCCCCGGACATGCAGTGAGTGTTGCAACCCCGGGAACAGGTTCAACGCCGCTTGCGCGGACATTCCCGTCACCAATGG of the Bradyrhizobium quebecense genome contains:
- a CDS encoding SDR family NAD(P)-dependent oxidoreductase, translated to MALLDNHIAVITGAGSGIGRAIAAGYGREGARVVLLDMNGDAAAEAAKEIRDADGKAESFALDVTNLDACIAMAKQIADKVGPVSILVNNAGIARRNGMLGADEAVIKDWEDIISINLTGVFNVTHSFLAPLRKNKGRIVNIGSIQSFVHLRTPSSPAYTASKHGVLGFTKALAAELGKDGVRVNAIGPGFIETPLNEKVRASNPDLVKVFMDHTPLGRAGKPEDIVGPAIFLASDLSAYVSGSIVMVDGGYRTL
- a CDS encoding ArsR/SmtB family transcription factor, whose translation is MRSSQSVQTGFSRIAEALGDPVREAMVSALADGKALPAGELAAVAGISPQGASAHLQKLVDARVLSVWAQGRFRYYRIRDDDVAALIENLVDLAAKATAGRKRAMPAEQLRQSRTCYHHLAGQLGVLLSNALVRRRLVVIDGRDGRVTEQGLAWCSAEEIDFDPARQLHLRLCNDWTERVPHLAGPFANAVLARLVTMRGVAPHRIPRALRITDRGRAFFDRLGVQVPF
- a CDS encoding DUF2277 domain-containing protein: MCRNIKTLFNFEPPATEDEIHASALQFVRKLSGFNKPSQANEVAFNLAVTEVSDAARRLLISLQTTSPARDREVEAEKARERSRLRFG
- a CDS encoding (2Fe-2S)-binding protein — translated: MIVCSCNVLSDHDVRNAVNGGGSVTRNAKQVYGCLGCSAECGRCARTIKAIIDEALGPCAKACCSGCPHSGHPHAANEDAEPAEFALAAC
- the bfr gene encoding bacterioferritin is translated as MQGDPKVIDYLNKGLRSELTAINQYWLHYRMLNNWGLLEMAKVWRKESIEEMEHADKFVDRILFLDGFPNLQVLDPLKIGQDVKEIIECDLAAEIGARTLYQEAATYCHGVKDYVSRDLFEQLMKDEEDHIDFLETQLDLIKRIGLELYTQKHVGHLKGEES
- a CDS encoding DUF2188 domain-containing protein, whose translation is MSHVIYKVVQHDGGWAYTVDGVFSEPFPTHAAALAAARRAANEQRVPGRTEAIQYETSDGKWLTETASGNDRPETEVEDGR
- a CDS encoding collagen-like protein, producing the protein MADETTSRQGQRGPQGPQGRQGEPGKPGPQGHPGRPGPEGARGKPGPQGKAGAVGKAGPQGKPGAQGKAGVQGPRGEAGPQGPQGPAGPRGEAGPPGQLPSIEQVMPWLHMIFDAWEDYKRTKEREAAELAERDAAERAAAEAIALDVDAVDFADDDDDEDDDHKKKKKHRKKDKK
- a CDS encoding nuclear transport factor 2 family protein gives rise to the protein MTANNTDAERIYRLWDEALGNKDLEAALALYAPDASIESPLVQHLMQTTDGIVQGRAALRAFITRVFRTNPPQRRRFKQGFFSDGRILTWEYPRQSPDGDQMDLVEVMEIEDGLIQRHRVYWGWYALNVLRAS
- a CDS encoding lytic murein transglycosylase, encoding MKWPATIVACAVLLCVPLQRPASAADAAFTQFIASLWPEAEAAGVSRETFDRETRSLEPDYKLPDLILPGRPKTGAPAQAEFVQVPADYIKEASIARLAAEGQRLLQKYRPSLDAIEKRFGVPATIVLAIWGRETDYGRYSLPYDTLRVVATQAYVGRRKDQYRTEFILALKILSEGAVTRKELRSSWAGATGYTQFLPSEYYKHGVDLDGDGRVDIWHSVPDALASAAQQLVNKGWQPGVRWAYEVQAPGNADCTMGVPEVTKPISQWLRAGFVPVRGQKLSATEQAQSASLLQPEGIYGPAFLTTPNYFVIKEYNFSDLYVLFVGHLADRMTSPQPFATPWSASKQLRSADVEAMQQQLTKIGLYKDKLDGKAGMQTRAALGAYQKQAGLKVDCWPSEAVLRAMNGQR
- a CDS encoding helix-turn-helix domain-containing protein — encoded protein: MSYASTVPSPEALLPSLAPNEIVPLLIGATVDEVERELVLQTLARCDGNRTRAARVLGLSVRTLRNKIREYSADGIDVPHSEHAAA
- a CDS encoding MmcQ/YjbR family DNA-binding protein, which encodes MSATRFRRTALSLPEVIEGAHHGTADFRVGNRIFATLGYPDKDWGMVKLTPEQQAIVVEAEPEIFRPVPGGWGKGGSTNVRLAKADQVTLRSALTMAGDNIAAKPSKTTRAKKRS